The genomic window AACAGTTTACTTCCGACCAGGTTTTCGGGAAAACCGTGACCTTTTACAAAATTGGGAAGGACCGCTACGGAAGAGGTGTTGCCGGTGTTTTCTATGACAACGACAAATACCTCTCGCGGGAAATCGTAAAAGCGGGCTTCGGATGGTGGTATTTCAAGGCTTCTAAAAACACGGAGCTTCAGAAACTGCAGGATGAAGCCAAGGCTGGAAAGCTGGGCTTATGGGCCGATAAAAAAGCAGTAGCGCCGTGGGATTTCAGGAAAAATAGAAAGAATAAGGCAAAATAAATACACTCCAAATCATTTGATCTGGAGTGCAGTACGATGTGCGAAAGCATTTATACTTTCCTAATGTTCATCAACTATTGCAATAATACAGTGCGGAATAGAATGCTTAATTTTCAGCTTATGATCTGCACATGGCATCCCACGTGGTCCAGAAGTGCGCATTGATGGCTCCCGGTGCCGGGCTGGTGCTGTCTGCAACGATTCCTACCATGGAGGCACAGTTGGAGTTGCATCCGATCTGGTTTTTGCTTCCCTGCTGGGCCGGAATCTCTCTCCATGTTCCTGTAGAACCGCTTAACAGTTCCACTTTGATGTCAAAAATCCCTGAAAGATTTGGTGTCTGAAGCTGTCTGGTAGGATTGTCACTCGAAACCGTATCTTGCCAGTTTTCTTGCGAAAACGTTACCCTCCATTTTCCGATCATTTTAGCGGTGTCATTTTGGGGTGAAAGATATACCCAGAACTGGGCGCCTCCTCCTAATTTTAATTCTCCTGTTGAATTTGCATTGTAGCTTGTGTTTGCTTCCATGATGTCTGTTTTTAGTTGTTTGGTTATGCCAAAGTAACGCAGAAAAAAACATCCGGAACAGCGTGTAAATGACCAATTGTAAGATTAGGTGTTTGTACGGTAATACATCCGATTGATAAGTTGGTAGAAGTTTATGAAGAAAATCAGAAGCTGTATGAGCGGTTGCTGGAAATGTAGAAGGGTGGTGTGATTGAGGAGCTGGTGAGGAAAATATTAGAATTGACTTTTTATAATTGATGGTTGTTTTGTTGGACAGCTTTTATTTTGAGTAGATGGTGGTTTTTATGAGATTTTTAAACTGATCGGATTTAATAACTTTATTTTTTTTCAATATATTTTCTCAAAATGTCATATCGCTAAACAAAGTTTCATAAATTTAAAAAGTATGAGTTTAATGTATAAATTATGAAAATAGGATATGCCTGGGTCTCAACCCAAAACCAAACTTAGATTTACAAATTGCAGCTCTTGAAAAAGCAGGCTGCGAAAAAATTTACCAGGAGAAAATTTCTGGGACAACAAAAAATCGTCCGGAGCTTGATAAGATGATCGAACAATTCCGGAAAGGTGATGAACTTTATGTTTGGCGACTTGACCGATTAGGAAAAAACCTGAAAAATATTATTGATCTGGTTTTAAATTTAAGTGATAAAGGTATTATTATAAAAGGTATAACCGACGAAATAGATACATCTACTGCAAATGGCCGACTCTTCTTAAATCTGATGGCATCGCTTGCTGAATATGAACGGGAATTGATCCGGGAGAGAACCAATGCCGGTTTACAATCTGCCAGGGCAAGAGGTAGATTAGGAGGAAGACCGAAAGGGTATACTCAAGAAACAATTTCAAAACTTTTGCTTTTACGTAATATATACAAGGATGTCACGAAATGACCGGAAGAAATTTATAAGCCGTTTGGATGACAAGGGCGACATTTTACAGGTATGCTATAATCATCCGGATGAAGAAATAAAAAAATGACAGTAAAAAATAATAATTAAATTAGATAAAAATTAATACCCTACATAAATGAATTACGGCATAATTGATAATCTACCAATTGATTACCAGTTTAGTACAAAATCAAAAAAAGAGCTTGAACTTTACGGTGAGTGGTTTTATGAAAATAAAGATAAAAGAATTTATGAGTTATTTAGAGCAGTTAGTTCAACAGTGGGATTTGAAGGTTGGATTTCAGACTTTACATCTAATTCTTTAAAGGAACTTGGAACTTGGTTAAAACAAAACGTGGAAATCGAAAAAATTCCTGATGATGATTATAAGAAAAAAAGAGCCGAAATTCCCGATTATATGGAACTGAAAGATTGGGATCTAACTAATAAAACTAGGTCTTTATTAGTAGATATTGGAATATATTTTGGAGAAGTGTTTATTCATACATACTCTCAATTGAACTGGGAGCAATATTTTTCTACAAGAAAAAAAGACAATGACCAAGGGCATATGGTTATTAAAATGTCAAATAATATTCTTAACCCAATATGGATAACATATATTATTGGATTAGGTCTCGCAGATAATATAAAAGATAGATTTTGTCTGATCAATTCCTTTGAAACTTGGAAAAAGTATATTTAATCCGCATTAAAATTGATGCGGATTCATGAGAACGCAATTAATTAGAATATAAATCAAAATTTATCACTTTGGTCTCCAATGAGATATCATTTCAATATCTACTTCTGTAACAATCACTATTCTTCTGAGTAATAAATCATTATAGCTAAACATTCAAGCAATGATTTTGTAAACATTTAACCATAATAAATTAATTAGCTAGAAGTTCTGGAAGATTGAATCCAAGAATATCCCGGAAAGGTAACCATGATTATGATCAATTCCGGAGTTGCTCAAAAAACTTATTTGCAGAAAATAAAAATTAAAAGCTAGTCTTACAAAACGATTAATAAGTACTATTGTAATTTTGAATAAATTGCTGAATGTTTGATGGATTCCATAAACTTGAAAATTAAATAATGAGAAATAATATTTGTCTGAAAACCTGCTATTTTAGTGCCTTTATAATTGTTTTTTCGGGGATCATTTTTTCTTGTTCGACAGCAAGATTTTCACAGAATAAAATTCCGTATAAGACAGACTCTCTATATGTTGAAATTGAGAAATTAGGACAAGAACTTACTTTAAAGAATAAAGTTCCCGGAGTAGCAGTAGCCGTGATCCGTGATGGAAAAATCGCCTGGATAGTTGTGAATACACGATAGCAAGTATGATACATTTTTTACCATTTATAGTTGGCCTATTATTGTGTTTGAAAATAACTAATTAAGGATAAATTTACATTTACATAAAAAATCCCTAGTAACAATCAGACATTAAATGCTATACTAAAATCTTATTTTAGGATAATTTACAAATTTGAAAGAAAATGACTTTCTGTGATCTTTAGGATTTATTAAAAGATATATATATATGAAAAATATTCGAACGCTAATTTAGCGTCGACATTTTTTCATCATTTGTGTTTTTTAGTCTCTCAATCGAGAGACTTTTATTTTATCTCAGTTTGTTATTTTAATAGATTAGTTTTCCGTTGATGTAAAATTAAAAACCAAAATAAATTTCATAAAACGATTATCTTGTCAAAATTAGCTGTGATTAAAAATAATCAGCTGGCGAGTTTCAGGAGACTGGATCCGTAAATATCCGAAATAATGATAATTACTTATCTTCTACTTTTTAAAAAATTTTTAATGACTACACTATTGATTCTTTATTAAAATCTAAGTAACCAGTTATGATGCAGAAGGATAAATATTTATTAGAATTTATCAAAATAAAAAGTTCAAAATGTGGTGACACGTATATATGCAAAGGAAATTCAATTCCTGGTTCATATATATTAGGTCATTTTTTAACCATTTTATCTGATAGAGAACCACATTACTTGCTAGAGGAAATACAATTAGCAATGAATAATAGGCAATATGAGGAGTATTACTCTCCAGATGGAGCTATACACATCACAATTAAAATAATTCCACCAAATATAGAGATTGATGATTTTAAAATGAAACTCTCAGAAATGAAATAATTACTGGATGAATGGATCTATTTTGTTAAGAGTTAATCTATCAATTATAGATCTCACAAAACGATTGCTTATATATCTCTTAAACGATATTTTTTAAAATTCGATTTTTATCTTAATAAATACTGAACTAACAACTTAATTAATTTAATGTTTCCAGATAATCAATCATTTCGGGATAAAAATCTGATATACTTTTGTATTTGCTTTTGTTTTGACTGTATTTATTGAAAAACAAATTAATTTTTTTAAAGTATTTAAAATGTTTTGACTGATTTTCGACTTCCTTTAATTCTGCTGCTGGACCATATTTTTCACCCATTATTTTCGATACGCAGACCCTGACGATTAATTCGTCAAGTTCATTTTCCCATTCTCTTTCTTTAAGCTGTTCCCCTTGTGCTGTAACTAAAAAAATGTTCTTTATCTTACTCAATCTTTCCTTATATAACGGAATAAAATCACGAAGATATAAATGAGAGACTTCGTGAATTACTACATTAGATAATGGTATGAAGGTTACCTTCGAATCATTAGTCTGAACAATATTTTTATCTTTCAGATAGGCGAGCTTAAATAATTTTTTTCCTCGGAAGCTTTTATCATCAATTGAAATGGCATTATTGCCCAAGTTGTTTAAAATATCTATAAAAATGATGATTTCTCCTTTGGTGGGTTTATTATAATATTTCTCAACATCATCTAACAGGTCGCTTGCAATAATTTTATCTCTAGCAAATTCTATAATTTCGGCGTAATCTGTCTTATGAGCTTTTAAGAATTCATCTACTTTACAATCTCTATAAAAAGCATTAAATTTTTCTAAAAAAATATTAATTTCTGAGCTGCGCAATTGATTATCTGAGTATGGGATTTTTAATTTGAATGGATATTTATCAGATAGATACAAACCTATACTCGAAAGATCATAGCCGTCCCATACTTTAAGATTTCTGTACCAATCTATTGCTTTATGATTTTTACAATCTGCAAAGTACTGATTGAACTGTTTGTAATAAATTGATGGAGTAGGCTTGGTATCTAGAGTATCCATTGTTGCCAAAGTATAGAAAATACTTATTGCTTCAATTCTATGATCAATTTTTACACTAATGTTTTTTTGACCAAACGAATTGATGTGGATCAGTAAAAAGAGGATTAATATCTTTTTCATGGCTATTTCCTGTAATAGATTATATTTTTAATTTATTTTCATCAGATGTTTTTAAATCATAAAATTTTAAAGCAGCTCCTACTATAAGACATTTTAGATAACTCTTTTATTACATAAGGTAGATTATATTTAATAAAAATCTGACAAAACATTAGTTCAGATATTTCTAATAATATCACCTTGTAAAAAACTCACCTTGATAAAAATAATAATCTAATAAGCTCCAGGGGTCTTGGATCGGATATATCCAGGATAGCACATAAAAATGGTTACCGGTTCCGGAGCTCTTAAAGATATATGGCTACAGGCATAAAAATTAAACACGAATCTCACAAAACAATGTTTAAAACAAGTAGGCTGTCTTTTATGAACAGCCTTCTTTTCGATTATAACTTAAATAACTACTTTTCGAGATCTATAAACTCTATTTTTTTGCATAATTAATAAACCCACCATCGACAACGAGTTCTGTCCCCGTAATAAAACTTGCATGGTCTGAAGCTAAAAATAATATTGCTTTTGCGATCTCGTCTGGTTCAGCCAATCTTTGCAATGCGGTTGAAGATGCAAAATGATCAAGTAATTGTTCGGACGCAGCTGATAATACTAATTCTGTAGCGACTGGACCTGGACTGACAATGTTAACACGAATTTTTCTACCTGCTAATTCGTTTGCGGCAACCTGAGCTATCTTATTTATCGCTGCTTTTGAGCCTGAGTATACGCTTGTATTAAGGGTAGCAAGACTTGCTGAACCTGAAGAAGTGAATATAACCGAAGAGCCATCAGCCAAATAGGGCAGCAACTTTTGCAAAGTAAAATAATGGCCTTTAACATTGGTGTTGAATTGCTGATCAAATTCTTCTTCAGTAGTTTCGGTAATTGGTTTAAGTGTTATTATGGCAGAATTTAATAAAAGTACATCTATACTGATGCCCGCTTCTGCGATGGCTTTTTCCAACGAAGCAACACCTGCCAGAGCGGAAGCATCAGCAACAATAGTTTTTAGATGAGGATTGTCAATCCGTTCAGCAGCTGCCTTCAAATTTTTTTCGTTTCTGCCGGTTATCCAGACATTTGCCCCAGCACTAATAAATTTTTTTGCAGTAGCAAATCCGATCCCGGTAGTGCCA from Chryseobacterium sp. SORGH_AS_0447 includes these protein-coding regions:
- a CDS encoding thermonuclease family protein, with the protein product MKKIFHLLFLAFSVSLFSQAKGKVIKIKDGDTLVVLLSDNTEQTLRLAEVDCPESGQAFGKNAKQFTSDQVFGKTVTFYKIGKDRYGRGVAGVFYDNDKYLSREIVKAGFGWWYFKASKNTELQKLQDEAKAGKLGLWADKKAVAPWDFRKNRKNKAK
- a CDS encoding recombinase family protein — its product is MSGTTKNRPELDKMIEQFRKGDELYVWRLDRLGKNLKNIIDLVLNLSDKGIIIKGITDEIDTSTANGRLFLNLMASLAEYERELIRERTNAGLQSARARGRLGGRPKGYTQETISKLLLLRNIYKDVTK
- a CDS encoding DUF4932 domain-containing protein — its product is MKKILILFLLIHINSFGQKNISVKIDHRIEAISIFYTLATMDTLDTKPTPSIYYKQFNQYFADCKNHKAIDWYRNLKVWDGYDLSSIGLYLSDKYPFKLKIPYSDNQLRSSEINIFLEKFNAFYRDCKVDEFLKAHKTDYAEIIEFARDKIIASDLLDDVEKYYNKPTKGEIIIFIDILNNLGNNAISIDDKSFRGKKLFKLAYLKDKNIVQTNDSKVTFIPLSNVVIHEVSHLYLRDFIPLYKERLSKIKNIFLVTAQGEQLKEREWENELDELIVRVCVSKIMGEKYGPAAELKEVENQSKHFKYFKKINLFFNKYSQNKSKYKSISDFYPEMIDYLETLN
- a CDS encoding SDR family oxidoreductase, whose translation is MNFTKKNVVICGGTTGIGFATAKKFISAGANVWITGRNEKNLKAAAERIDNPHLKTIVADASALAGVASLEKAIAEAGISIDVLLLNSAIITLKPITETTEEEFDQQFNTNVKGHYFTLQKLLPYLADGSSVIFTSSGSASLATLNTSVYSGSKAAINKIAQVAANELAGRKIRVNIVSPGPVATELVLSAASEQLLDHFASSTALQRLAEPDEIAKAILFLASDHASFITGTELVVDGGFINYAKK